One region of Thunnus thynnus chromosome 14, fThuThy2.1, whole genome shotgun sequence genomic DNA includes:
- the ston1 gene encoding stonin-1 yields the protein MCSTNHSNWVTFEDDNTPLSSPQKPLQSPGLIKASVPRPNGLKLVLPPIRDTSWSLNSSLESPQSHSSLSGSSCVPCNTPFCTPVSGVPSSSSPFHSNTREKNNFFHSFSTTSTTSVPSPAPEAPTQTSDGPSPFPSFQGRSGHFNPFWDGSTNSADVGSSSSDSESDNSLPRFFIRTKDGSEPPRDHLQNSFSYVCHKLEGLRTETDQEAGTERDGERRLSCKNEVLSDGSSQFVPRGLFRSQKRDGWSVMLRIPEKKNRMSSRQWGPIYLRLLAGGVLQMYYEKGLEKPFKEFQLLPQCRLSDLKLESHGEPRKVLTVKVEHFSYTEKKRYHPKLEVNHEAEAEQLLKFGSTVHDDMEDLVVSMEEEIFKLSVPHQQRRHYEEQELSLQITDHIWIQLDKFGGVMERTAFTQIHCLAFLNGLGDCFLALNDLGLLRFNSSYGSEEDGELRMEITDCHFHKCVNESEFQRSRLIKFSPPDACRVELMRYKTMFLGCTEIPFSIKAVVTVQGAYVELQAFLNMSATFLSTTGVSDSYPLCENVVVRVPVPGDWVKVTQTVALLRQRSLKARMNRNACLGSISAADSQPVMQVSIGTVKYENVYSAVVWRIDRLPAKNTAVDHPHSFSCKLELGSDQEIPNDWYPFVTMECEIMGAVVSQTRVKSLGTKNDIQPQKHVTSWTRYHCQAKLYLSIIDDVIESMRELFLDEGLEDRALDDLRHLWESKMMQSRAMEDFRKNNINTSNFVLQLPANYSQADQELTASVVIPASQNIRSFPVKNNSETLATFSLPAGLSYPVQIPAGVTLQTASGQLYKVNVPVVVTQALAGQEPLSQPTQGAPDPQSATVPPNAARPQELGPSSVPAASVTQPPQPNTTLPPSQESSLPLQPQVPVAKTLPPQAAPSPEPDVTTEEDEPSTEPVNLSMTSSPCSQLLDFQISTEEALTQTTQLKTRDIDDILKEVIEEEREKAIRARNLAPAKTDSQSDAILGLDLDYNYSELSDIVQLDGPADDSDIEEEERVPLEENDFLGIINAEAIKALQEGDGSSGGNSISSSSDSEGANELADVEEEDPLNSGDDVIEQDIPDLFDTDNIIVCQYDKIHRSKNRWKFHLKDGVMCYGGRDYVFSKAVGEAEW from the exons ATGTGTTCTACAAATCACTCAAACTGGGTCACATTTGAAGATGACAACACACCGCTCTCATCACCTCAGAAACCCCTGCAGTCACCAGGGCTTATCAAAGCATCGGTACCACGTCCCAATGGTCTGAAATTAGTGCTTCCTCCGATCAGAGACACTTCCTGGAGCCTCAACAGTTCCCTGGAATCCCCTCAAAGCCACTCAAGTCTTAGTGGCAGTTCCTGTGTACCATGTAACACGCCCTTTTGCACTCCTGTAAGTGGGGTTCCTAGCAGCTCATCCCCATTTCACTCAAACACAAGGGAAAAGAACAACTTCTTCCACAGTTTCTCCACCACATCCACCACCTCTGTTCCCTCCCCTGCGCCAGAGGCCCCGACTCAAACCTCAGATGGACCAAGCCCTTTCCCTTCTTTCCAGGGGAGATCAGGACACTTTAATCCCTTCTGGGATGGCTCTACAAACAGCGCAGATGTGGGCAGCTCCTCCTCAGACTCAGAATCTGACAACAGCCTACCACGTTTCTTTATTCGGACCAAAGATGGCAGTGAGCCTCCACGCGACCACCTCCAGAACTCCTTCTCCTACGTTTGCCACAAACTGGAAGGCCTACGAACAGAGACGGACCAGGAAGCAGGGACTGAAAGAGACGGGGAGAGGAGGCTAAGTTGCAAAAACGAGGTTCTGAGTGATGGTTCATCTCAGTTTGTTCCTCGGGGGTTGTTTCGCAGCCAGAAGAGAGACGGCTGGTCCGTAATGCTCAGGATTCCAGAAAAAAAGAACCGCATGTCCTCCAGACAGTGGGGTCCCATCTATCTCCGCTTGTTGGCGGGAGGCGTGCTGCAGATGTACTACGAGAAAGGGCTGGAGAAGCCTTTCAAAGAGTTCCAACTTCTCCCTCAATGTAGGCTCTCAGACCTCAAACTGGAAAGCCATGGCGAGCCCCGCAAAGTCCTCACAGTAAAGGTGGAACATTTCTCATACACAGAAAAGAAACGCTACCACCCGAAGCTGGAGGTTAACCATGAGGCGGAGGCGGAGCAGCTGCTCAAGTTTGGCTCCACAGTGCACGACGATATGGAGGATCTGGTCGTCTCCATGGAAGAGGAAATCTTCAAACTGTCCGTGCCCCACCAACAGAGGCGGCACTACGAGGAGCAAGAGCTGTCGTTGCAGATCACGGATCATATATGGATACAACTGGATAAGTTTGGAGGAGTCATGGAGCGGACAGCCTTCACACAGATTCACTGTCTCGCATTTCTGAACGGACTAGGGGATTGTTTTCTGGCCCTGAACGACCTCGGGCTGCTGCGCTTCAACTCCAGCTACGGCTCCGAGGAGGACGGTGAACTGCGTATGGAGATCACAGACTGCCACTTTCACAAATGTGTGAACGAGTCAGAGTTTCAGAGGTCTCGACTGATTAAGTTCTCCCCTCCTGATGCGTGTAGGGTGGAGCTGATGCGCTACAAGACGATGTTTTTGGGTTGCACAGAAATACCCTTCTCGATCAAAGCCGTGGTCACAGTTCAAGGTGCCTACGTGGAGCTCCAGGCCTTTCTTAACATGTCGGCAACCTTCCTCTCCACCACGGGGGTGTCTGACTCGTACCCGCTTTGTGAGAACGTGGTGGTGCGTGTGCCGGTACCAGGCGACTGGGTCAAAGTGACACAAACGGTGGCCTTACTGCGACAGAGGTCACTGAAGGCCCGCATGAACAGAAATGCCTGCTTGGGCTCCATCAGCGCTGCAGACTCGCAGCCTGTCATGCAGGTTTCAATCGGCACCGTCAAGTATGAGAATGTATATTCAGCCGTTGTCTGGAGGATTGACAGGCTGCCCGCAAAGAATACAG CTGTTGATCATCCTCATTCATTTTCCTGCAAGCTAGAGCTGGGATCTGATCAGGAGATCCCGAATGACTGGTACCCCTTTGTCACAATGGAATGTGAAATAATGGGCGCAGTTGTGTCACAGACCAGAGTCAAGTCACTGGGCACTAAGAATGACATCCAGCCACAGAAACATGTGACCAGTTGGACACGGTATCATTGTCAG GCCAAACTCTACTTGTCTATAATTGATGATGTGATTGAGAGTATGAGGGAGCTCTTCTTGGATGAAGGGCTTGAAGATCGCGCCCTGGACGATTTAAGACAT CTTTGGGAGTCAAAGATGATGCAGTCAAGAGCAATGGAAGACTTcaggaaaaacaacatcaacacatCCAACTTTGTGCTGCAGCTTCCAGCCAACTACAGTCAGGCTGATCAAGAACTCACAG CCTCAGTTGTGATCCCCGCAAGTCAGAATATCCGCAGTTTCCCAGTCAAG AACAACTCGGAGACACTCGctactttctctctccctgctggGTTATCCTACCCTGTGCAGATACCAGCTGGAGTCACCCTGCAAACAGCTTCTG GTCAACTTTACAAGGTCAACGTCCCTGTGGTGGTCACTCAGGCCCTGGCAGGTCAGGAACCTTTATCCCAACCCACACAGGGAGCTCCGGACCCTCAGTCAGCTACAGTCCCACCCAATGCCGCTCGTCCTCAGGAGTTGGGGCCATCATCTGTGCCAGCTGCTTCTGTCACTCAGCCGCCACAGCCAAACACCACTTTACCCCCCAGTCAGGAAAGCAGCCTTCCCCTGCAGCCACAAGTTCCTGTTGCCAAGACCTTGCCACCTCAGGCAGCCCCCTCTCCAGAGCCAGACGTCACAACGGAAGAGGATGAGCCAAGTACAGAGCCCGTAAACCTCAGTATGACCTCCTCGCCCTGCAGTCAGTTATTAGACTTCCAGATCAGCACTGAGGAGGCTTTGACACAGACGACTCAATTAAAGACCAGAGACatagatgacatcctcaaagaGGTGAtcgaggaggagagagaaaaagccaTAAGGGCGAGAAATCTTGCTCCCGCGAAGACTGACAGCCAGTCCGACGCCATTCTTGGG CTGGACCTGGACTATAACTACAGTGAACTGTCGGACATCGTTCAGCTGGATGGTCCCGCAGACGACTCTGACATCGAGGAGGAAGAGCGAGTTCCTCTGGAAGAGAATGACTTTCTGGGTATAATCAACGCAGAGGCCATAAAGGCCCTGCAGGAAGGAGACGGAAGCAGTGGCGGTAACAGCATCTCCTCCAGCAGTGACAGCGAAGGAGCCAATGAGCTCGCTGATGTAGAGGAGGAG GATCCTTTGAACTCAGGTGATGATGTGATTGAACAAGACATCCCAGATCTCTTTGACACAGACAATATAATTGTTTGCCAGTATGacaaa ATTCACCGTAGTAAGAACCGCTGGAAGTTCCATTTGAAAGATGGAGTGATGTGTTATGGCGGAAGAGACTACGTGTTCTCTAAAGCTGTTGGGGAGGCAGAGTGGTAA